A genomic segment from Chlorogloeopsis sp. ULAP01 encodes:
- a CDS encoding orange carotenoid protein N-terminal domain-containing protein → MTFATDERTKQAVEQFRGFDVDTQLALLWFGYLDIKDKLIPANQTSAQDTAAALYDQIQAKSKEEQLQAQRDLASRADTDISRAYTALSSSAKLDVWLRLARGMENDIIIPMPSDYKLPENTKGFVDTIKSLEFEQRVDFTRSVVMEMGAK, encoded by the coding sequence ATGACATTTGCAACTGATGAAAGAACAAAACAGGCTGTAGAGCAATTTCGCGGCTTTGATGTTGATACTCAATTAGCATTACTGTGGTTCGGGTATCTAGATATTAAAGATAAATTGATACCAGCAAATCAAACTTCTGCACAAGATACTGCTGCTGCTTTGTACGATCAAATCCAAGCAAAGTCTAAGGAAGAACAGCTACAAGCACAACGCGATCTCGCTAGCCGTGCAGATACGGATATTAGCCGTGCCTATACTGCTTTGAGTTCTAGCGCCAAATTAGATGTATGGTTGCGTCTAGCACGAGGCATGGAAAACGATATTATTATTCCAATGCCCTCTGACTATAAATTGCCCGAAAACACAAAAGGTTTCGTGGATACCATCAAAAGTTTGGAATTTGAACAGCGCGTTGATTTCACCCGTAGTGTTGTGATGGAAATGGGTGCTAAGTAA